The genomic stretch ACTCAACGCATTTGCAACCACATTGGCTTTACCTAGATTATAATCAATCATGCAATCATAATCTTTGATGAGTTCAAGCCATCTACGTTATCTCAAGTTTAACTCTTCTTGTGTAACCAAGTACTTCAAACTTTTGTGATCAGTAAATATATGACACTTCTCCCCGTACAAATAATGCATTTTAAGGCAAAAAACAATAGCAGCAAGTTCAAGATTGTGAGTGGGATAATTCAACTCATGCGATTTCAACTTACTAATGGCATACGCAATTGCTTTCCCttcttgcatcaaaacacaacccaaACCACAACACGATGCATCACTGTATATCACATAATCTTTCCCTTCAACTGGCAAAGAAAGTATCGGCGCTTGTGTCAACAAGGAATTGAGCTTTTCAAATctctcttgacacttgtcatccCACACAAACTTGGCGTCTTTCCCCAAAAGTTTGGTCAAAGGAGAAGCTATAATAGAGAAATCCTTTACTAACCTCTTATAGTATCATGATAAACCTAAGAAACGTCTAATATCAGTTGGAGTTTTAGGGGGTTTCCAATCAACAATAGCTTGAACTTAGTAGGATCAACCTTCACACCTTTAGCTGATACAATATGCCCCCCAAAAGCCACTTCactcaaccaaaattcacatttggaaagCTTCGCGTAGAGTTGCCTCTCCTTCAGAATTTGCATGACAGTTCAGAGATGTTTATCATGATCTTCTCTACTCTTGGAATAGActaaaatgtcatcaataaaaaTCACCACAAATTGATCAAGGTAAGGCTTGAATACACGGTTCATTAGATCCATAAATGCACCAGGAGCATttgtcaaaccaaatggcattaccaaaAATTTATAATGGCCATACCTAGTCCTAAATGCAATTTTAGGAACATCTTGCCCCCGCACTCGCAACTGATAATATCCAGACctcaagtcaatttttgagaacaaGTTGGCACACTTCAATTTTTCAAACATGTCATCGATTCTAGGTAGTGGGCATCTGTTCTTGATTGTTACGTTGTTCAGTTGTCGGTAATCAATGCAACGCCTAAGAgtgccatctttctttttcacaaataaaacaggaGCTCCCCAAGGCGAAATACTAGGACGGACAAAAGTTATTGCAATTGAGCCTTCAACTCTTTAATTCAGCTGCAGCTATTCTATAAGGAGCGATAAAAATAGTAGTTCCAGGAACAAGCTCTATAGGAAATTCAATCTTCCTTTTTGGTGGAAACCTAGGAAGATCGTCAAAAAATACATCAGGAAAGCCACACACGGTTGGTATGTCCCTAAGACTTGGACTCCCCAATTGTGTATCGACTTGATGATCAATATAGGCATTACAACCTTGACGAATCATCTTCCTTGCCAAGACAATAGAAATAATATTAGATGTCAATGATCTTTCTTCTTGAACTACTATGTGTGAATATGCTGGAGTTCTAAAAGTCACTTTTTTCAACCTACAATCAACCAATCCATGGTGCCTATGGAGCCAATCCATACCAACAATAACATCATAGTATTGGAAGAGCTTTTCAAGCAAGTCTGCAGGGAAGACTAGATGTTGAATCATGAATGGACAATCTCGATAAATCCTGTTAACAATAGCCTGATGACCTAATGGAATCGTGACAAGCACATCAAAGTCAAGTCTCACAGATTTAACAATATCAGGAAATACAAGTGATGAGCAAACATAAGAGTGTGAAGATCCAGGATCAAATAATGTGATATGAAAAATAAGTGAAATTTACCAACAACCGTGTCCGAGCCATCTTGGTCATTCTTCTATCTCatatagtgtcacgacccaaaatcccaccacGGGCGTCGTGATGccactttgtcacgaccctaaactggacccggtcatgatggcgcctttcgtgaaacaaggccagctgaTACAAACCCCCAAACCAACTAAATAGTTATAATAAATCATTTAAagtcattaataagctaaaaatcccaaaataaagagtaGAATAGAACAATGCAGAAACAAACACAACCCAACATCGgtgtgtcaccagtcatgagcatctaaaatccgtctaagagtatgaaaagacaACAAAGTATACTACAAGGATAATACAAAATGAAATAAAGATAGGATGAAGAAGCACTGGGTTGCGagcgccgagcaactacctagtcaactccgaacaagCCTGCTGGAAAGCAATTCAGCACACGCTAGCATGACCCGAGACTCctaggatctgcacacagggtgcaggaagtaatgtgagtatgccaactcagtaagtaataaaagtaaaggcagctgagcgataagaaaatatGTAAAACAAAGCATAATGCTACAACAGAACAGTAAAAAccagaacaatgcaataaaacagtaaaagctcgCAAGAAAACCTTAGTTCAGTAagaacctctttaaaacatctttcagtagttcaaacgagtgatgaaaacatgGAGGAAAGGGTGGAAACATAAATCAGTCCCTCGGAAAAAATaccaatagaaccagcccctcgggctatctcacaatcacttgtatcagcccctcgggcaataacatgaaacaacaatagcccttcgtgcaatatcacatctcacactggatacccgcgctcactaggggtgtgcagactctggaggggctcctatagcccaagtgctatatcaagccatctcgtggcataatcaaactagccatcggcctcataatcatgaagcaatacacactactgcggcgcgcagcccgatcccataatatcctcacaacacaggccctcggcctcactcagtcaaaaatctctcaagccactcgggcaacagtaaaacatgatactcGGCCCAAAATGTCATTTAAAGTGTCaaaaaatggagtaaatatgattgagttatgaaaacagtaaaatacagcatgactgagtaaaaatatgaagtcaaagcagtgaggaatagtagtaaaaatcccctaagggtccaaaacagttggcacgaggtccaaatatggcattcagcccaaagcatgataatactttccaaaacacagtgatagcaaatagttttcaatcaaatacgcggtttaacagtcataagggacggactaagtcacaatccccagcggtgcacgatctcacgctcatcatctagcatgtgcgtcacctcaaagtagcacaacgatgtgaaatccggggtttcataccctcaaaaaaatatttacaaccattacttacctctatctagtccaaactctagcccgtgatgcctttgcctcttgaatcggcctccgaatgctccaaatctatccaaaaacagatttataccatcaaaatatgctaagggaataaatcccatttgaaaataaataatttaCATCAAttatcccgaaattggccaaacccgacccctgggcccacgtctcggattcccacaaaaatagtaaaacaagaatccttacactctcacgagttcatacatatcaagaataccaaaatccgaccacaaataacccctcaaatccctagatttaggtctccaatttacaagccctaacttccaattttaggctttagattccacaaatttcatgtttaattaggtagaaatcacattaggatcgagtattaagtccatgaatcttacctctaAGTGTTTCCcattgattccctcttcaatcctcctcaaaaactccaaaatcgctcaacaatggtaaaacttagacccaaaattgcggaaatggtcttttaaacattctgcccagcaattGAAATTCCCacttcacgaacgcggtcaatgcctcgcgtttgcgaagcacaaaatctCGTTGACCACTTATTCCTTCATTGCGATCACGTCACCctgtacgcgaacgcgaagccttaACTTCACAATCCATTGCGAATGTGACTACCAactcgcaaacgcgaagcacACTGACCTcgaacccttcgcgaacgcgggacccttatcgcgaacgcgaaggccaaacctccTGCCtctcatcctaacccttcgcgaatgcgaaagcccactcgcgaacgcgaaggccaaatgtttgcaacaccaacaacaaattttctgcaactttttccaacatgaattgatccgttcaaccacccgaaactcacccgaggccctcgggatctCAACCAACCATGCCAACATTTCCCATaaaatcattcaaacttgttccaaccttcagaacgctcaaaacaacatcaaaacaccaaattgacATCGGATTCAATCCTAACAATTCCAAAaccttccaaattccgctttcgatcaaaaagtcaatcaaacctcgtctgaatgacttgaaattttgcacacacgtcactgatgacataacagacctactccaacttccagaattccattccgacccctatataaaaatctcacctatcaaccggagaatgccaaaattccaatttcgccaattcaagcctaaatctactccggattTCCAAAATCctttccgatcacgctcctaagtcccaaatcacctcccgaagctatctgaaccatcagaattcacatccgagcccttttttcccataagtcaacatccggttgacttttccaacttaagtttactcaaaagagactaagtgtctcaaaccgtaccaaaacctctccgaacctgagccaagcaacccgataacacataatacagctgaacaagataatacgaagcagaaataggggaaacataccggtaactcatgaaatgaccggccgggtcgttacatcatccccctcttaaataaacgttcgtcctcgaacgagtcaagaaacatacctgaagcctcaaataggtgaggatatctgctctgcatctcccgctccaaaatagctactggctccacatcataagtcaattcatcatctaactgaaccatgttgaaatccaaaacatggaaCGGATTTCCAATATACTTTTGgagtatagaaacatgaaataccggatgaacactcgataagctgggtggcaacgcaagctaataagccacctccccaatcctccaaagcacctcaaaaggcccaataaaccgaggactcaatttacccttcttaccaaatctcataacacccttcatgggtgaaaccttcagtagaaccttctcaccaatgatgtaggacacatcccgaaccttcctattagcataactcttttttctcgattgcgctgtacgcagcctctcctgaatcaccttcatcttgtctaaagcatcttgcaccaagtctgtacccaataatctagcc from Nicotiana sylvestris chromosome 12, ASM39365v2, whole genome shotgun sequence encodes the following:
- the LOC138883520 gene encoding uncharacterized protein is translated as MIQHLVFPADLLEKLFQYYDVIVGMDWLHRHHGLVDCRLKKVTFRTPAYSHIVVQEERSLTSNIISIVLARKMIRQGCNAYIDHQVDTQLGSPSLRDIPTVCGFPDVFFDDLPRFPPKRKIEFPIELVPGTTIFIAPYRIAAAELKS